The genomic window GAGCCTGCGGGCAGGCTGGGCGAGGGTGCGGGAGGAGGTAGTGGTTGGGCGGGGCCACCGAGTGCGGGCGGGGCCTCTCGCTGCTGGGCGGGGCTGTGGCGGGCCCTGTCAAAGCAGAACTGAGCAGGCGGTGGAGCTGGGTCTGGCCCGGGCACGGAGTGGGGGCTTCGAAGGGAAAAGGCGGGGCTCCTGGGGGAGCCAATACCTGTGGGCGGGACATGGGAAAGGAGGGCCCGAGGGGCGGAGCTACAATAGAAAGGGCCAGGAGGTGCTGAGGCCAGGAGAGGCCGAACTCCAAGGGACGACGCTCGAGGAAGCAGAGGTTTGGGCTGAGGGCGAGGGCCTTGGGCGAGCTCAGTAGTGCAGGGGTAGGTGAGCGGGGCTTGGGTCTGTGCCCAGGGGCAAGCCGCAGGAGGGGCGGGGTCGTGGACGGGACAGTCGAAGTTAGGGTGGGCGTTTTGGGCCTGTGGGCCCCGCAGAAGTGCAGAAAGCCGGCGGCAAGAACCCTGCAGGGCTGGCGCGGGAGGGGCGTTACCAGAGCGCGGGGCGGGGCGTGGGCGGGGTGTGGGCAGGGCCTGCTCCGGGCTGAGGGCGCGGGGGAAGCAGAGCTGGAGTTGGGagcggggccggggcggggcctGTAACAGGCTGCGCGGGcacggggcggggccgggccgggACCCGGGTGAGCGATCGCGGGGCGGGGCTTGGGCCCAGCGGAGGGTGCGGGCAGGCTGGAGTTCGGTGCGGGGCTGGGGCGGGGCCTGAATCAGGATGAGAGGCGCGAGGCGGGCTGGGCCATGGCtcggggcggggcaggggcggggcaggggcggggcctgGGCCCAGCGAGGGGCGTGGGGCGGGACGTGGGCTGCGGCGCGCGAGCCGAGCGGCCGGCCGAGGCCCGAGCCCACCCGAGTGCGCCCGAGCCCGCGGCCCCCGCCCGGGGCGATGGAGCCGGAGCCCGGCGGGGTGGCCGCTGCGCTCCTGCGGCAGAAGAGGGCGGCGCTGCGGCGGAGGGGGTGCAGCTTCGAGAGCCCAAGGTACTGCGGCCGGGGAGGGGTGCGGCCGGGCGGGGTGCCGGCCACGTGGGGGGATGGCGATGTGAAGGGACAGCGGGGCGAGGCCGTGGCGTGGGAAGGGTCGGCGGAGGTTCTGAGGAGACCGGGCGCGGAGCCCGGGCTGAGCTGCCGTGGGCTGTGGGAGGGGCCGGGCAGTCGCGCGGGAGGTGCAGGGACGGGTGTCGGGCGTCCAGAAGCGTTGGTCCAGTGGCAGGCCCCGCACGCCCGCGGCTTCGGCGGGGCATGGGCTGAGGAGAACGTGCCCTGCCCACCTCTGGTAAACCCTCAAGGGCAAGGTCGGGAGCTCACTCCTCCGTGCACTGGAGGCTTCCTTCCGGCGCCTGCGTGCCCTGGCAGCCGCACACCTGCTGCCTCCGCGGCGCGGCTCGCCCTGGCGCCCGCGGTCCCCGCGCCCCTCTCCCTCGCGACGCCGGCCTCTGCCCGGGCCGCCGGCGCCCCTCGGCTGCTCTTCCCCCGGGGCCTCTCACGGGACGACCGCCGCCCGGGCGCGTGccctccctcagcttccctggCATTCCCTGAACTTGGAACGGATTCTCCTGCTTCGACGTCGCTCAAGTCGGCCCTACCATTTTCTCAGGTCTTGGAGATGACTCCAACGTCCTCTCAGCCACACCTCCCGTCTCTGTTCTGACACCTCTGAAATCCACACCCCAGCCGGTCGCGAAAGGGGTCTTCCTAAAGCCGTGACTGTGCCCTTCGCGGCCAACACCCCTTGAGGAGCTCCCCATCACCCGCAGCAGTGGTAGGGACCAgagtgggggacagagagagagaaggatatGGACTCCGACCCGCACTGAGTCCAATAAGAGGGTTCCATTGCTAGGATAAAAAGCAAACTAACCAGGATCCTTAAGATGAGGTGCGGGGCCCTTGACTTGGCCTTTTCACTCCATCCTCAGTTCTTGGCATTCCCTGCCTCACCCTTGGCGCTCCAGCAGTACTGGTGAGCCTGGCATATAAGCATCGCGGGGGCAGGGAACAGAGCTGTCCTGGTCACTGCTGGGTGCCCAGAGCTGGCTCAGGCCTGGCCCATGGGACATCAACTGTGTGTTGTATGAGTCAGTGTCTGACCCGCTGGTGCTTCCTCCCTTGTGCTGCACCGTTTCTCTTCTGAGCCTTTATTCATATCACACTCTTCTCTCTACTTagaatttccattcctttcctctctgtaTACGCCCACCCCTCCTCCTTCGGAAGTCTTCCTTGAACCCCAGATTGAGCTCTTTGCTGTATTAATAATCTGTGCACCTGTCTTCAAGTCCACATAACACTGCGTGCAGTTACCCAGGTAGTATGTCTCCCCAACTAGACTTGGAGAACCAGACAGATACGGTCTCTGTGCTCGTGGTGCTTACATGCTTGTTGCTGGAGCATGAAGGATGTGACAAACTGAACCAAGGGATGAGGCTGAAGAGACAAGCCGGAAGCTGGATCCCTCAGGCCTGAAGTGGAATTCATGGAGCAGCGCTGTCCCATGGAACTTTCCGCAGTGATGGAAACCTATAATCCATGCTGTCTGTTATGGTAGCCTCTAGGCACCTGTGGCCATGCAGCACTTGTAATGTGGCTAGTTGAactaaggaactgaattttacattttatttagctttaattaatttaaataaccgCCTAGGACTAAAGTCTACCATATTGGGCAGTGCCagtttagaaaatgttttcctttgaatTCCCACTTTTATTACCCTCTCCTTTGTCTTCATAACCTTACACCTGAAAGACTAATGATTTCCTGGCCTCCAGAGTTTTCTTATTCTCTATTTGATACTCCATGACATTATCTTATCAGCTGTAGGATAATAATGATTATCATTTTTTCTGACTATAAAACTAATttgtgagccaggcacagtggctcatgcctgtaatcccagtactttgggaggccgaggcggatggatcatttgaggtcaggagtttgagaccagcttggccaacatggtgagaccccatctctactaaaaatacaaaaactaggcggatgtggtggcgggcgcctgtaatcccaactaccgaggaggctgaggtaggagagttgtttgaacccaggaggcagaggttacagtgagctgagattgcaccactgcactccagcctgggtgacagagtgagactccgtctcaaaaaaaaaaaaaacaaaaaaaacaaactaaactaaTTTGTAGCTGGGCAtagcggctcacacctatactcagtgcattgggaggctgaggcatgaggaccGCTTGAggcctcaggagttcaagactagcctgggctgcatagcaagaccccatctctacaaaaattgaaagaaattagccaggcatggtggcacatgcctgtagtctcagctactccagaggctgagtcaggaggatcacttaagcccaggagtttgaggttacagtgagctgtgattgcatcactgcaccccagcctgggcaacagagcaagaccctatctcaataaaataaaatgaaactaattTGTGTTTGTGAGAAGAAATCTGAAAATCAAGAAGAATATAAAGAggataattaaatttttatttacccATAATACCACTAGGTATTAACTAGCCTTTTTTCTTAACTATGTATGGgtatatttatattaatgttttaacTTGCTTTTCCACTTAATATAGTGTAAGGATTTCCACACATCCTTAAACATTtctgaaatctattttaaattgcTGCCTGGTATTCTGTCATATGGATAtattaccatttatttattgGACACACGTAGTTTACTTACAGTTTTTCACTCTTACTAAAGATGCCGTAAATCCATGTGCGTTTGTTTAGCTATGAAGAGGTCAACTTTTATAAAGAGGTCATCATAAATTTATAGAAGTGATGGGAGTTATTGGatcaaagaaaatgaacattttaaagccTTTTGAAGCATAATGCTAAATTGCTCACCAGAGAGTTGTACCAATTTATAGTCCCCCAAGGGCATATGAGTGTGCCTGTTTTCCCCCACTCTCAATACTAGGCattatcatttataaatatttgccaaAGTGGTaccttgttttaatttgaatttctttgtttCATAGTGAGgtgaaatacttatttttatgaaatatagaTGCATACACTTTGTCTATTTTCCTTTGGAATGCTTATGCTTTCCTTATTGAATTgaagtactttttatttatttattaaggaaATTAATTGTTTGGGTCAAATATATAGCAAATACTTTTTCCAgtttattatttgcctttttcttctctttatgttAATGATAAAgcttttttaaattgtggtgGTTGTTTTAAAGTTTAGTCAGATCTTCCTCCTGtttatgtttgttgttgttgttgttgttgttttgtttttgtttttgttttgttttttttttgaggcagagtcttgttctgtcacccaggctggagtacagtggctcaatctcggctcactgcaacctccgcctcccgggttcaagcagttcttctgcctcagccttgagtagctgggattacaggcgcatgccaccacactcagctaacttttatattttttagtagagatggggtttcaccatgatggccaggctggtctcaaactcctgacctcaagtgatccacgcgcctcggccccctaaagtgctgggattaaaggcatgagtcactgtgcctggccgtgtTTATGCTTAAGTAAAAGTGAATTCCTTAACTTAAAACAGATAAATGTTCATCTATACCTTCTCCCCCTATTTTTGTTGCTTCGAAAAACTACCTCCTTAATTCATTAATCCAAATTACCTCACAACCCTGGCTGTGTGTCAGAATCACCTGTGGACCGTCTTAGCCATACAGGTGCATATGGGTGCCCCTGCTCCAGGCCTGTTGATTCAGAAAGTCCAGGGTGGCACTGGACCTGTGGATGTTCAGAAAGCTCTGCAGGTGCCTCAGAGGCAACAGTGTCTGCCTCAATTGTGGGCCTGTTACCAGATTAGCCTCCCTTATCCAGAGTCCTTAATTCTTTCTCATTTACTgtcatatcaattttatttatttatttatttatttatttttgagacaaagtctcactctattgcccaggctggagtgcagtggcacaatcatagctcactgcatccttgaactcctggactcaagcgattctccaaccccagcctcccgagtagctgagactacaggtgagcgccaccatgcccagctaatttttaaaattttgtgtagagacttgatctcactttgtttcccaggctgatctcgaaatcctggcctcaagctatcctcctgcctcggcttcccaaagtgctgggttacaggcttgagccaccatacccagcagtTTAAATGCCTCATGTTTAGGGCCTTTCAGAATCTGGTTTAGCCATATTTACCTAAGCATCTTGTTGGCTTCAGGAGAAGAAAGGCCTTACTTTCACTTTGGCAACTCTGTTGGCTAAATATCTGATGTCAGCTCTGATAACTAGCTAGCCTGCAGACACAGCAAATGTCTGTGAATGTAAAGGCGAAGGGAATAGCCCAGGCATTAGGCCTCCAGGCAGAGGCAGTGAGAGACTAGCTGGGAAACCTGGAGGCAGTAGAATAAGACACTTatgctggccgggcgtggtggctcacacctgtaatcccagcacacatTCTTGCCTAGATGTGTTTGCCATCATTTTGTAGGAAGGCACATCAGATAGTGTTAAAGAACAAGGGCTTTGGAGTGAGACAGACTTGGGTTCAAGTTTCTGTCTTTTCACTCACCACTTGTGAACTTGGACAAGTTGCATAACCCCTCTGAGCCTCGGTTAACTCCTTTATAAAATGACCTGCCTCAAAGTATTCCTGTCAGCTTTAAATGAACTAATTTATGCAAAGTGCTaaaaacagtacctggcacaaaaCTTTAGTAAATGGTAACTGCTCTGGACAAAAATGACAAacattcagccaggcatggtggctcatgcctgttatcccagtactttgggaggccgaggcaggcagatcacctgaggtcgggagttcgagcctgaccaacatggagaaaccccgtctctactaaaaatacaaaattagccggtgtggtggcacatgcctgtaatcccagctactcaggaggctgaggcaggagaatcacatgaacccgggaggcggaggttgcagtgagccaagatcacgccattgcactccagcctgggcaacaagagtgggaaactccatctcacaaaaaaaaaaaaaaaagacatttgcatAAAAATTCTTCTCAACCTTTTTCTCCCCTTGCCTGATTGAAACTTCAGCTTTGCCTATTCAGTTttcctcctcccctgcccccagaatAAGGTTCCACTTTGCTTTGTTGCATTTTTGAGCTGCAGATTTAGGAAGAGAAGAGGTGAGGAAAAGGACAATAGGTACCTAGGAAAATGGTTAGATGGTTAGGATTGGCTGAACAAAACTTTTAGGGGTGTTTAGAGGCGAAACATACGGGAAAACCTACTTTGTGTGAGGGAGACTAATACAGgcaaacaatatatatatttatatatatgtatgtgtgtgtgtgtgtgtatatatatatatttttttttttttatttttttatttttgagacagagtctcgctttgtcgcccaggctggagtgcagtggtgcgatctcggctcactgcaagctctgccttccgggttcacgccattctcctgcctcagcctccctagtagctgggaccacaggttccTGTGacattgcccagctaatttttttttttttttttttgtatttttgatagagacggagtttcactgtactagccaggatggtctagatctcctgaccttgtgatctgcccgcctcggcctcccaaagtgctgggattacaggtgtgagccaccacgcccggccaggcaAATGATCTTTTAAGACATATATCTGTTGTCTTTTGTCCCTTTGCGGTGATCAAGAAATTGATGAACcagagttattttaaattattttctattgctgAGCCTTGTCATTTTGGCTGCAATATTTCATAGAAGCCAAACCACATATGAGCTACCACATTAACAGGGATATATATTAGTAGGATTGAATTTGTGAGGTAAATCCTGATGATCAAATAATCTCAACTTTGAAGGAACTTTAGACATCATCTAGGTCAACTGCTCagacagtgcttctcaaagtgtggtccctggacaagcagcatcagcattccctaagaacttgttagaaatacaaattctcaaGACTCACCCCAAATCTAGTTAGTCGAAATCTGTGGAATGGGGCTCACGAAACTGAGTCAGATTGCTAATACAGTCCTCAAACAGAGCATAGATAGGAGGAGGGCTTCTTAAAACACAGTTgtctgggccccacccccagagattctgattcacaAGGTCATCAGTGGGTTCTATGAATCTGTGTTTTTAACACACTCATAAGTAATGCCATACTGCTGGCCCAGGGACATACAGTACGTCGAAAACCAACCCTCTGAGTAATACCAGAATCTTTCCTGCAACAACCTTTGTAGTTGATCATCTGGCTTCTGTTTCTTACATCTAAGGTCCAGGAGCCCACCACTTCATAAAGCAAGCCTTTTTAGTATTGAGCAGCTGCATTATCTTTCCCTGAGAGTGAAATCAAAGCTTGCCTCGTTATTCTTGCCACCCATCACTCATGATGCTCTCATGGCCACTTGCAGTACCAATGTTCATAGACTGATTCCAGGTGTAGCCTTAATTGTCAGGTGGCTCTTACCCACTTGTAATCACCATTGAACCCTTCTCCTTCAGCTACTGAAGCAGGAGTAGTAACTCATCAACatcctttctttttgtctttttaaaagacagagtctcactctgttgcccaagctggagtattgtggcatgatcatagctcactgcagccttgaactcctgggctcaatgatcctcctgccttggcctcctgagtagctaggactacaggtatgcacaactactcctggctaatttttaaatttttttgtagagatgaggtcttcctgtgttgcccaggctggcctctaactcctaggctcaagtgatccttccaccttggcctctcaaagcactaggattataggcatgaggcaccatgcctagCCTGCATTAGCATCTTTCCTGATTGGCTGATATCAGTGCCTTACCAGTAgttaaattttatcttaatatTGTCAAAAGCTATGAATGACAAGCAAAGGAGAGTTCTTGGTTCCTGCAATTGCAAAATGCTGGGGTAGACCAAGCGTTGGGAAAAGATGACTCCAGGTGCTCAAATAATGACATTAGTAGTCTTCATCTTCTGGGTTGACTTTATTCTCAAGGCCTCATCGAGGCAAAGAAAGTTAACTACTCCAGACTTACTTTCAATGTAGGATCCCAGCAGAAATATAGGGCTGCTTTCTCAATAATTCTAGCATATGacttggcatggtggcttgtgcctgtaatcccaaaatttttgagtccaggaggtcgaggtttcagtgagtcatgattataccactgcactctggcctgggtgacagagcaagaccttgtctcaaaagaaaataaaaaataaaataaaaattagttgggcatggtgttgcatgcctgtagttccagctactcagggggctgagatgagaggatcaccagagtaggagcttgaggctacagtgagccaggatcatgccactgcactccagcctgggtgacagagtgaaaccctgtctcttaaaataacaataataattctaGCATATGTCCCTGAGTTGACATTCATTAGCTCTCTTGGGTTCCGTGGTCATCCTTGAACCAATTGCTTTGGCTAGAAGGGGGTGAAACATGCTGATTGGCTGGGCCTGGTCATGTGCTGAAATCTTCCATTCACAAAGACCAAGAGGTAGCAATTTCTCAAAGGAAAACCACAGTGCTATTACCAGAAGAAGGGAATTGATATTGagttggcagaaaaaaaaagtcattatatctGGGATGCTTTTCCAAAATATGGATACCCAGATGCCACCCAGGGCCACAGAATTGgggtttctgtattttttttagtttttgttgtaaAAGACTGCCTTAGTTAAGTGGTTAAATTATGCTTGCTAAGTTTAGCCACTGTGGGTGCAGAGCCCTACCATAGACAGAAGATTTTGaattacaaatggaaaacatattttctacTTTCCCAAATATTGCTCTGTACATGGTGGTTTCCTTATTAGTAATGCACAGAACCCACGCCTTGTGAGAACAAATCCAATGCCAAGACAAATGCTTTCTTGTTTCTGAATGTTGCTTTCCAGGCCAAGATAAGTTCAGAAAAGAGCAGTTATCCATTATGCGTCGGGgtgcctccttttcttcttccttatgtTTCTTGGGACTCTTagagtttgtttttcttgtagttTTCCAGACTTTCTTTTTTCCAGGTAGTTTtgtgaaacaaatattttaatgtgaGCTTTTCTCACAGTCCTCATTCCTCTGTGTTACGTTATTACTCTTTTTGTTTGTATCAGCCCTTAAGTATTTAATCACAAATAAATCTGCTGCTGTcagttttcttttggaaaaacagCAGTCTTCTTGGGAAAGACTATTAAAAGCTGTCTTGTATTGGGCTGACATAATGGGCTGTTAGGGCCAGCAggagaaaattaattttcatattatGTCTGTTCTCCTAAGAGCAgagaaaaaacaacttttattattcactaagattttaaattaatgcAAACCAGCTTCCTTTCTTGGAGGAAGACAATAGTCAAATTAGTTTTGCTTTAGAAGATTAATATGAGAGATTATGCTTGGTTGTCTGGTTTCCAGAGTTAAAGATCTTAAGAGAGATGAAGTCTGACAAACAGTGCTataggaaaattataaaagatttgTCCTTTACAGTGAGACTCACGGCTGGTTTTCCTGGGAGGAGAAGTTCTACAGCGGCATGCAGAGATATACAGAGGCAGAGAGTCTAGAGATGTGGGAAAATAGAAACCCCACATCTAGTTGTCTCTAGAGCTAGGATCTTAGAGGGCAGTAAGCAAGTATGAGTTAGCAATGAGGTGTGACTGCCCAAAGAGATTTACGAAGAAGGCTATTCACTGTAGGATTGCTTGTTGCCCTAGTCCGTTTGGGCTGCTAAAACAAAATCCTTTCGACTGAGTAATttatcaacaacagaaatttattgttcacacttctggaggctgtaaagtccaagatccaggtaccagcagatctggtgtctggtgagggcctgctacAGCGCCTTTTGTGTCCTCATGTGGTAGAAAAGGTGAATAAGCTCTCTTGGGATTCTGTTATACAGACGCAAAAGGACATATTCATGAGAGCTGAGCCCTCTTGTCCTAAtcgcctcccaaaggccccacctcttaatactatcacgttggggattaagtttcaacatatgaattttggagagacacagaCATTAGACCATAGCacttataaaagttttttttaagtccATCAGAAGTATGTCAATATAATATGAATAATCTGTTAGAATTTATATTTCTGCTTGGAAAGATACCTAGCATATACATATGTGTTAAGTGAAGAGAAATAAGCAGCTTCTGGCGATAGCCAGGGTACAGAAttgcatatgtaatttaaaaattctagtggCCAAATTATTGAGAAAGTTTCCTTTTTTCCCATACTGTCTTCAAAATCTAGTATGCATTTTACACTTATACCACATCTCACTTCAGgctagccacattttaagtgctgaGTAGCCACCTGTGGTTGGTGGCTGCCTTAGGACAGAGCAGATATGGATGCTCAGGTAGGAAACGTTTGAAAGAATGCaccaaggtttttgttttgtttagcttTGTTATTTAATGTGACTGTGAATCACAGTGAAATAGGGAAACATAAAAATTTTGTGGAATAAAGGGATATCAGGAGATGTTAGGAAAGAGAATCACTACAGAAACTTTATTAGTCAGGAAAGGTAACCTGTGATTTGGTAGACTTTGATTAATTGTTCATATAAATCCCAAGTGAAATGTAGACTTGAGACTTGAATGTGAAATCATTGTGTCATGGATACATAATGTGACTGACATTTTTTATTTGGGGGAAATAAGAttcatatagtttttttttttttttaagaaaaacgaAGAGGGAATGATTTTCTGTGTCATATGTTGATAGGTCAAACAAAATGAAGAACTAAGTGTTGATCACTGGGTTTAGCATCATTGGTCCATTGGTGGCCTTTGACGAAACTGTTTCTTTGGAGCAGTGAGGGTGAAAATCTCACTGGACTGGCTTCAAGAGATAATGAGAGGAGATGATTGGAAACAACGACTATAGTCAACTCTTTGCACAGGTGGAGGGAATGTGAgttgaaaatttgtttttgtttgtatgtttttgtttgggttttttagcTCTTGTTTTATAAAGATGTTTATATCTGATGGAAGTgatccaaaaaaggaaaaaatcaatatGGGAGAATAGTGttttacatgaaaaagaaaattcatggaGGATATGACAGCTGCCTTACCACAGTTGACAGGGTTTCATTTACAAAGAAATTAGGCTCACTCGGCATAGGGCCCTTGGCTAGACCTGAAATCACAGTGGGTATGAGGTATATTAAAACTGGTTGGACTCAGTACCTGAAAGTACATTCCTACAGTTAGTTCTGCCCCAAGCTAGGATGGCTTACTGTAAGGATCAGTAAAAAATGTTATTATCGGAAATGTCAAAGCATCTATGAGTTAGACTAGTATTTCTCAACTATTTTGTTTTCTGCACacttttgaatataatttttggTAACAATCTTGAAAAGACTCAAAACAATTCTAAGCAGGTCAGCACCAGTGATAGCACAATCACACTCCAGTGTAACAGTGACCTCAGAAGTATTCTCAATTAGTGTGCTGTTAGACATAGGGTCTCCAGACCTATTGTCTCTAGACCAGACAGTccggagcacagtggcgtgatcatagctcactgtaacttcgaacttctgggctcaagtgatcctctcacctgatcctcccacctcagcgtcctgagtaactaggactaaaCATTTtgtagacaaggtctcactatgttgcccttgctggtctcaaactcctggcctcagttccccctgcttcggcctcccaaagtgctgggattacaggtgtgagcctccacacgACCCTAGTGTGCTATTCTTTTGGTTGCTCCTCAACATTTCTTTGCTGCTTGAGCAGAAATACCTAGTGCTTTGAGCAGGCTCTCTTTTGTTCTAAAAGACAACATTCCTATGTATTCCAGTAAAAATATGCAGTCTATTTTTGTTGCCCACTGGAGGTTACCCATTAATTCTGCCAGAAGAAGAAATTTGTGCCCTACTCTATGCTTGGCACAGGATCATTTAAACTGTTAAGCTCACAATCCAATCTGACAGACACTAAAAAAGGCACATCAGTTAGTAATCTGTTGCAGACAGCAGAATCCACTCTACCCAATATAAGCAGTAAGGGATGTTGTACTGATCCAGGGAATTAAGTGTGTACAGGTTTGTTGGAAGGGCTGGAGAGCCGACTGCTGTCTGAGCTCCCAGGACCACTCTGCTCTGCTGTCTTCAGGAAAGGAAAGCTGCCACATCATGTCAAGAAGCTGATCAATCAAGAAGCAAGGAGCTCCTGGCACCTTGACTAACTACAGACCCATGCTGCCTACTCTGCCTGGATCCCCAGAGCCACCACTGCTACTTCAGAAAGCTGGAGAATCAAGAAGCTGCTGACTCTAGAACCATGATACCCTTGTCACTGTCTGTAAAACCATGATACCCTTGTCACTGTCTGTAAAACCATGATACCCTTGTCACTGTCTGTAAAACCAGTGGTGTATCCTCTCTTGCACCACTGACTCAGTTCCAAGTCAGAGTCTCTCATGAGTGCATCTGACTTGCGGAATCTAAATCATGTCCAGAACTCTAACTGCAAAGGAGTTGAGAACATTAAGTTTTAGCTTTCCAACTTTTGCACAGTGGAAGGGTACTGAAGTGGGTATTGAGCAAGTCATTCCACAGTATCTGCCACAGACAGTATTTTTCTCCaatcataacaaaaataaatgagacataTTGATGGAAAGTTGGTCACACAGTAGCCAAAGGTTCCCTGTACATGGGTGTGCTGTTGCATAGCTGGCATGCCCATGTGGGAACCACCTTATTGGGTGAAGAGGTAAAAATGGGCAATCCAGCCTCAGTTGGGTGCTTGAGGTAGACTTTCCAACCATAAGTGTCAGCGATTGCATAGTTTCAGCACAAATGGAAGTAAGGACATAAATATCTGTCTTGCATTTTATGACCAGAGAAAAAAGTGTCTCTAGAAGCACTGCCAGCCACTAAGTATTCCCCAGTGTCAGTTCCATAGATCAAGCCTGGGTTGATGTTTTGCAGATGGATTGTCTTTGCTCCTGTGCACTTGTCACAGTCCTCACAAAGCAGCTGCCTATCAGAGACTGGTAAAGC from Pongo abelii isolate AG06213 chromosome 13, NHGRI_mPonAbe1-v2.0_pri, whole genome shotgun sequence includes these protein-coding regions:
- the LOC129048021 gene encoding uncharacterized protein LOC129048021 — protein: MAQPASPEQALPTPRPRPAPRSGNAPPAPALQGSCRRLSALLRGPQAQNAHPNFDCPVHDPAPPAACPWAQTQAPLTYPCTTELAQGPRPQPKPLLPRASSLGVRPLLASAPPGPFYCSSAPRALLSHVPPTGIGSPRSPAFSLRSPHSVPGPDPAPPPAQFCFDRARHSPAQQREAPPALGGPAQPLPPPAPSPSLPAGSALGRCPHPGLKRHSPVRSALAPGSRHPSRGRYCCLLVAVCGA